gagtgattatagctgtgagtctttctgggtaagtctaagagctttccacacctggattgtacaatatttgcacattattctttttaaaattcttcaagctctgtcagattggttgttgatcattatcctcgtcagccattttcaagtcctgCAGTAGCTTTTCAAGCcgattttaagtcaaaactgtaactacgccacttaggaacattcactgtcttcttggtaagcaactccagtgtagatttggccttgtgttttaggttattgtcctgctgaaaggtgaattcatctcccagtgtctggtggaaagcagactgaaccaggttttcctctaggagttTGCCTGACTTaactctattctgtttatttttgtcataaaaaactccctagtccttgtagatgacaagcatacccataacatgatgcagccaccactatgcttgacaatatgaagagtgatactcagtgatgtgttggatttgccacaaacaaaACACTTTATTCAGGTCCTAAAGTTCCTCCTTTTCACccttgtcatttaggttagtattgtggagtaaactacaatgttgatccatcctccgttttctcctatcacagccattaaactctgtaactgctttaaagtcaccattggcctcatggtgaaatacctgagcggtttccttcccctctggcaactaagttaggaaggacgcctgtatcattgtagtgactgggtgtattgatacaccatccaaagtgtaataactgCATAACGATCAAAGAGATATTTCAATGTCCGCTTTTATTATTTTGACCCATCTACCAAGCGGTGCCCTTCtttacgaggcattggaaaacctccctggtctttgtggttgaatctgtgtttgaaattcactgctcgactgagggaccttacagataatggtatgtgtggggttacagagatgaggtagtcatttaaaaatcatgttaaaactattattgcacacagagtgagtccatgcaacttattatgtgacttgttaaggacatttatactcctgaacttatttaggcgttTCCATAACAacgggggttgaatacttattgactcaagacatttcagcttttcatttttaattcgtattctttttttaaatctaaaaaacataattccacttttacatttatttattttttacatttatttaagctttattatttaactaggcaagtcagttaagaacaaattcttattttacaattaaCGGCCTACAACGGCCAAACCAGGGgccattatcgggtattgtgggtaggccagtgacacaccattttaaatccaggctgtaacacgacagaatgtgggaaaagtcacggggtttgaatactttctgaagtcaggAAAACCCTACGTTGGCAGGTAATTACAGTGTAGATACATTGGTTGTCAGTTTTACTATTAGCAGTATTGATACTCACTAGCCAATAGCTGGATGATGGCTGTAAAGACGAATCTCTCTCCTTGTTTCAGTCTGAAGAGCTGAAGGATGAACACAAAGAAGCCCACGCAGCAGAGGATTGTAGACAGGATCATAGTGGCCTGGACAGCCTGtagatagactagagagagacaggatcatAGTGGCCTGGACAGCCTGTAgatggagacacacacagagagcgagagagacacagagagagacacagagagagagagagaaacacagagagagagagagagacagagacagagacagagacagagagagacagagagagagacagagagagagagagagagagacaagagagagagagacagagagagacagagagacgagagagagacagagagacagagagagacagagacagagacagacagagagagacagagacagagagacacagagagagagagacacagagagagagagacacagagagagagagacacagagagagacacagagagagagagagacacagagagagagagagacacagagagagagagacacagagagagacagagagagagagagagagacacagagagagagagagacacagagagagagagagagagagagagacagagagagagagagagagagacagagagagagagacacagagagagagagagagacagacagacagagacagagagacagacagacagacagagagacagacagacagagagagagagacacagagagagagagacacagagagagagacacagagagagagacacgagagagagagagaagagagagagacacagagagagagagagagacagagagagagagagacagagagagagagagacacagagagagacacagagagagagagagacagagagagagagagacacagagagagacacagagagagagagagagacacagagagagagagagagagacacagagagagagagagagagacagaacagagagagagacagacacagagagcagagacagagacagagagcagacagagagagagagagacacagagagagagagacagacacagaagagagagagagagagagagagagagagagagacatgtctaCAGACAGACATCCTTCATGATAAGTGCTGGTTGTCAGGTTTACCTGCGTCAGTGGAAGCGCTGTTCTTGACAGGGACACATGTTACGTTACAGGAGTACCACAGATCAGTGTAAATCACGTCGCCTCCTGGAGCAGACGCCACCCACCATGCCTAGACAGAGAGAATGTAGCTGTCAAACActggaccagtcaaaagtttggacaaacctgctcattccagggtttttctttatttgttactattttatacattgtagaataaaagtgaagacatcaaaactatgaaataacacatatggaatcatgtagtaacccccaaaaagtgttaaacaaatcaaaatatattttatatttgagattcttcaaagtagccaccctttatgacagctttgcacgctcttggcattctctcaaccagcttcatgaggtagtcacccggaatgcatttcaattaacttgttatggatagggggcagtattttcacggccggataaaaaaacgtacccgatttaatctcattattactcctgcccagaaactagaatatgcatataattattagctttggatagaaaacactccaaagtttctaaaactgtttgaatggtgtctgtgagtataacagaactcaaatggcaggccaaaacctgagaagattctgtacaggaagtaccctgtctgaccatttcttggccttctttgccatctctatccaaaacaggggatctctgctgtagcgtgacattttctaacgctcccataggctctcagaaggcgccagaacgttgaatgatgactttgcaggccatggctgaaaaacagtagcgcatttggtaagtggtcgatctgagaacaatgagactggggcgcgcgtgcacgagacgactccatgtttacattttcagtctttgaacgaaaacaacgactcccggtcagaatattattgcttttttacgagaaaaatcgcataaaaattgattttaaacagcgtttgacatgcttcgaagtacggtaatggaatattttgaatttgtttgtcacgaaacgcgcccttcgttacccttcggatagtgtcttgaacgcacgaacaaaacgccgctattgctatttggacataactatggattattttgaaccaaaacaacattgggtgttgaagtagaagtcctgggagtgcattctgacgaagaacagcaaaggtaatccaatttttcttatagtaaatctgagtttggtgagtaccaaacttggtgggtgtcaaaatagctagccatgacggccgggctatctactcagaatattgcaaaatgtgctttcaccgaaaagctattttaaaaatcggacaccgcgattgcatatctataattcttaacaggtgtgccttgttaatgaaaaataagttaatttgtggtatttattttccttcttaatgcgttttgagccaatcagttgtgttgtgaaaaggtaggggtggtatacaggagacagccctatttggtaaaagaccaagtccatattgtagcaagaacagctcaaataatcaaagagaaacgaTCAGTAAAAAAATCTCACAAGGTGGTGTGGaatgcacagtgcattcggaaagtattcagaccccttgaatttttccacattttgttacattacagccttgttgtaaaattgattaaattgttgtttttttacctcaaatatttctgtatttctgttGTTCATTTTTAATAAAGTTGGCAAAATTTTGAAAATtcctgttttcactgtcattatatggtattgtgtgtagattgataagggaaaaaaagtgttttagaataaggctgtaacgtaacaaaatgtgggggggGAAAAGAGTCTGAATGCACTGTTGGAGTGACGTTTGGACAAAGGGCTGGGTAGGTACTGTACATTGTTGATGgtgctgatgaagaggaggatggcTGAGATGAcgtggaagaggaggatgaaggttaataccaccaacatgtctgtctgtctctgttacacaggaacctagagagagagagagagagagagagagagaccgagaaagagaccgagagaaagagagagagagagagagagagattatattaGTTCACACTTCAATAATCGAGCAGGAAACTCCTTGTGTGAACGACAACAGGATTTACATTCCTGTGCTGCAGTAGACGGATCTGTTGTGAAAGCTGTCCAGTACCACGCATggataataacctctatgggttaatactgcccccccaacaggttaataacctctatgggttaatactgcccccccaacaggttaataacctctatgggttaatactgcccccccaacaggttaataacctctatgggttaatactgccccccaacaggttaataacctctatgggttaatactgcccccccaacaggttaataacctctatgggttaatactgccccccaacaggttaataacctctatgggttaatactgcccccccaacaggttaataacctctatgggttaatactgcccccccaacaggttaataacctctatgggttaatactgcccccccaacaggttaataacctctatgggttaatactgccccccaacaggttaataacctctatgggttaatactgccccccaacaggttaataacctctatgggttaatactgccccccaacaggttaataacctctatgggttaatactgccccccaacaggttaataacctctatgggttaatactgccccccaacaggttaataacctctatgggttaatactgcccccccaacaggttaataacctctatgggttaatactgccccccccaacaggttaataacctctatgggttaatactgcccccccaacaggttaataacctctatgggttaatactgcccccccaacaggttaataacctctatgggttaatactgcccccccaacaggttaataacctctatgggttaatactgcccccccaacaggttaataacctctatgggttaatactgccccccccaacaggttaataacctctatgggttaatactgcccccccaacaggttaataacctctatgggttaatactgcccccaacaggttaataacctctatgggttaatactgccccccaacaggttaataacctctatgggttaatactgccccccaacaggttaataacctctatgggttaatactgcccccccaacaggttaataacctctatgggttaatactgccccccaacaggttaataacctctatgggttaatactgccccccaacaggttaataacctctatgggttaatactgccccccccaacaggttaataacctctatgggttaatactgcccccccaacaggttaataacctctatgggttaatactgccccccaacaggttaataacctctatgggttaatactgcccccccaacaggttaatacgccccccaacaggttaataacctctatgggttaatactgccccccaacaggttaataacctctatgggttaatactgccccccaacaggttaataacctctgtgggttaatactgccccccaacaggttaataacctctatgggttaatactgccccccaacaggttaataacctctatgggttaatactgcccccccaacaggttaataacctctatgggttaatactgccccccaacaggttaataacctctatgggttaatactgcccccccaacaggttaataacctctatgggttaatactgcccccccaacaggttaataacctctatgggttaatactgccccccaacaggttaataacctctatgggttaatactgcccccccaacaggttaataacctctatgggttaatactgcccccccaacaggttaataacctctatgggttaatactgcccccccaacaggttaataacctctgtgggttaatactgccccccccaacaggttaataacctctatgggttaatactgcccccccaacaggttaataacctctatgggttaatactgccccccaacaggttaataacctctatgggttaatactgcccccccaacaggttaataacctctatgggttaatactgccccccaacaggttaataacctctatgggttaatactgccccccaacaggttaataacctctatgggttaatactgccccccaacaggttaataacctctatgggttaatactgcccccccaacaggttaataacctctatgggttaatactgccccccccaacaggttaataacctctatgggttaatactgcccccaacaggttaataacctctatgggttaatactgcccccccaacaggttaataacctctatgggttaatactgcccccccaacaggttaataacctctatgggttaatactgccttcaacaggttaataacctctatgggttaatactgccccccccaacaggttaataacctctatgggttaatactgccccccccaacaggttaataacctctatgggttaatactgccccccaacaggttaataacctctatgggttaatactgccccccaacaggttaataacctctatgggttaatactgcccccccaacaggttaataacctctatgggttaatactgcccccccaacaggttaataacctctatgggttaatactgcccccccaacaggttaataacctctatgggttaatactgccccccaacaggttaataacctctatgggttaatactgcccccccaacaggttaataacctctatgggttaatactgcccccccaacaggttaataacctctgtgggttaatactgccccccaacaggttaataacctctatgggttaatactgcccccaacaggttaataacctctatgggttaatactgcccccccaacaggttaataacctctatgggttaatactgcccccccaacaggttaataacctctatgggttaatactgccccccccaacaggttaataacctctatgggttaatactgccccccaacaggttaataacctctatgggttaatactgccccccaacaggttaataacctctatgggttaatactgcccccccaacaggttaataacctctatgggttaatactgcccccccaacaggttaataacctctatgggttaatactgcccccccaacaggttaataacctctatgggttaatactgccccccccaacaggttaataacctctatgggttaatactgcccccccaacaggttaataacctctatgggttaatactgccccccaacaggttaataacctctatgggttaatactgccccccaacaggttaataacctctatgggttaatactgccccccaacaggttaataacctctatgggttaatactgccccccaacaggttaataacctctatgggttaatactgcccccccaacaggttaataacctc
Above is a window of Salmo salar chromosome ssa03, Ssal_v3.1, whole genome shotgun sequence DNA encoding:
- the emp2 gene encoding epithelial membrane protein 2 isoform X1, with amino-acid sequence MLVVLTFILLFHVISAILLFISTINNAWWVASAPGGDVIYTDLWYSCNVTCVPVKNSASTDAVYLQAVQATMILSTILCCVGFFVFILQLFRLKQGERFVFTAIIQLLASLCVMMGASIYTAEREGFTEESLRKGGYGSSYVLAWISFPMTVVSGLMYLVLRKRK